The Nothobranchius furzeri strain GRZ-AD chromosome 8, NfurGRZ-RIMD1, whole genome shotgun sequence sequence CTTTAAGTGCTGCTCTGACCCATGACAGTCAGCCAGACATTGATGGCACAGAACtcgcaaaggaaatgcagaatttCCCACCATTGCCATCAAAGAATATGTCAAGTATGGAACTCTTGTCCTTCGTGCATGAGAAAAAACTGGCAGAAATTTACCCGAACTTGTGGGTTGCTTTGAGAATCTCTGCCACCCTTCCTGTTACAGTGGCTGCAGCTGAAAGAAGCTTCTCTAAGCTCAAAATGATTAAAACTTATTTGAGAGCTACTATGATGCAAGAACGTCTCAGTGGACTTGCCATCATAAGCATAAACCATGTGGTCTCAAATCAGTTGTCACATGATGATGTTATAGGTGACTTTGCTGCAAAGAAAACCAGGGGAGTAAATCTGTAGCAGGTCATGTTAGGTTCAGGACATGTGGTGTAGAGTGTCATTAGTAACGCAGCACCAAAAAACACCACTAGAGGACATTGTAAATAATCTTTTGGGTGAATTTTTATTGAAATCCTAACTGGTTCTGTTTGGTAATTCTTTGTGGATACTGGTTTCgttaatgctttattttgtgttGTTCCTTATTTTTATGGTTTTTATAATTTTTCACTTTTAATTTTGTAATATTTAAATCTAATGCTTTTAGTTTAGTTCATATTATTTTATATATTCAGTTCACAATGTTTATATTTCTACGTATTCTGAATGTGCAAAtggcttttttaaataaaaagaacATCTGAGACAAAGCTATGTGGTTTCTTGTGAGTATGTACAGTCGCAGCGGAATTTACTGCAGTGTAAgggggtttggtttggtttggttttattgagatcctcattagcttctgcctaagtgcagatgctagtcttcctggggtctcatacATTTTCATACAGTTGTTTACATGAGATAATAccctttacacacaaacacacacacacattcacgcacacacatccctaattcccataataccagtagctcaagatgaaatcacatatctagaacaaaattacatatataaactaatatcgggaaaggagttaatcacaccaataaagattgaaaataaaatataacagaaTGGTGACATCATGTCCATTGTTTCGTATCATAGTTCATCGATATCCAGTACTCGACCTCAAACACAGATTTTCAATCCTTCGTTGCAGAGTTCATAGTCACTATACAATTAAGTATGTAAACAAAAAAATTTTCAGTTTCTTATGAAAAGAAATGTTATTACtttcaaaaattaaaaatctaggtaatgcattccatgcaagcatagctttatagtgaaaagatcgttgaatttgatttgttctactgcgtggtaaaatacatttcatctcatttatctgtcgtgtattataagtatgattatctgaaaaaaaaaacattaatttgctatgtataatttttggtgtttttgtaattattattttcctcacagttgtTACCACGAAATACTTCAATCTACTCTTCACATCAAGCCAAGCAAGTTTTTCATGCATCGTTCCCACATTCGTTCTGTAAGGGCAGCCTAAAACAATacgagcagctttattttgtgcaaCTTGTAGCTTATGCAAATTAGGTGCCACCTATAATCTTGCCTAGGGCTCCAATTTTGTTTGGGCCGGGCCTGCTCATCTTGatggttgacagcaacagattccaaatgcaaacagCACACTTGAAattaactctggaccttttatctgctcattgtaattgggataatgagggaataacacacacctggccatggaacagctgagaagccaattgttccattacttttggtcccttaacaagtgggaggcacatatgcaaactgttgtaattgctACAccattcacctgatttggatgtaaataccctcaaataaaaactgacagtctgcagttaaagcacatcttgttcgtttcatttgatatccattgtggtggtgtatagagccaaaaatgttagcattgtgtcgatgtcccaatatttatggacctgactgtacacGATCTGTATTTACACCAGATCTTGATAATATTACACAAGCTATTACATATCATGTGATCCATTGCAGAGTCAACTGTCCAGTAGTCATGTAGTTTACTGATCTTTGAGAGGGCTTACTTGGATTTGTATGCCATATGTTAGCTGAAAATGGTCTCCAAGCAGAAGCGTCACTTATCACAATAGTTACTGGGACAATAATTACTGGGACAAATTATTGTCTAGAAAACTGTGTTATTATGACAGATCTAACCCAATCACAGATGAAGTTTTTCCACATTTATCTGTAAATGTTATTTCCTTGTAAATCGTGCAACAAATCTATTATCagaagtagggctgaaacgattcctcgagtacctcgaataattcgagtacaaaaaatcctcaagTCAAATTCtccgcctcgaggcttcgtttaattcatgtttaattaattcatggctttgcagagTGACATaatcacggcaaacatgctttctcgacaatccttgttagtgtgagaaaaaaaagtgaagacattaaaacggacgtgttaataaggaaatagctggcgagacaCGTTTGCGCgtgcgccatgagcggttctggtgctgtttgggccgcaggcgcatttgtttactgtgaagtaaagttgaagtgctgaagttttgaaaactaattttgaataaaacttgaagaataactggcttgctcatttcaagaggtctttcatatttcataacatgctatttgatataatggtttacaaacgcaaaagggtaatttattagagtactcgattaatcgataaaagattcgatagagtactcgattacataaATATtccatagctgcagccctaatcagAAGTCTTTTaagtttggctaaatcttttgtgACTGCACTTATTTTACTCTGTTTAAAAGGACAAAACAAGAACTATACCACAAAATGATCTATGATTCCATGTCTGTTAtaagtgctatgtaaataaatACACTCAACAAGTAACATGAAAACAGCACATGAAATCACCACTAACCGGCTGGGGGTTTGTGGCTTTTATTGGGAGAAACGAGGTGTTTGCAGAAATAAGAAATTCGTTTAATTTAGAGGAATACACTAATATCAGTCAGCTACGCTGAATTATAAGATAAAATTAATGGTAATAAATAAAACACTAGTGATCTGATGACGTAACTCACGCATAGTCTCGTTTAGAAACCCCAACAAAGCAGAGCAACtgctgttttaaaaataaaatgtggagGATTTACAACATGCTTGTGTTGGCAGAATATCGAATCGTTAATTACTTAAATTAAATCTAAAGCTGATCTAAAAAACACTGCAAACACCAGTACGGAATACATGTTCGTAAAAGACTCTTTCCGTTAGCTAAACAAGAAAACGTACCAATTTGTGGCTCAATACGGCAGTGATAATATGCGTGCTCATATTCATCACTGACAACACTTAATGGGTTTCACTTTATTAAAAACAGTGAGAGAGAGAAGTATCCATTTTAAGTCGATGTTATGCTACTAGCTTACAAGCACTCATATCTACCTGGTTGGCTGCTTCTCGTCTGTTCAAAACAtcaacatacatatatggacaatgggtttccataactccaataataagtttttgtactaaaatgggaggtggccaccaatgcggtcttgaccgtgtcacaggttccgtcaagcccagacaattccataaaagggaagagaggtggagctgagggtggggctgtaaggctgggatcaactgacgacacccggtccaactagctacaagctaacctgaagctaacccaaagctaatgcggaggtgggagctaagctaacggaggtagcaacctagctacaactggagttaactgcacaacaccagagcttcttagtcagagatatgccgggctgaccgctgggtaaaaccggttggaacacagaggtctccgagacctccacaagccagcagccgcacagcagacaagcgccgctgcaatctgagatgcgcagagctgccgctggggagaaccgggtggaacagtttccatcccagagctccacaagccatcagcccgcgcagcgcatagaagctgcgatcagacagaaatgcgccgagctgccgggagACCCAGCCATGCGGGAaggcgagaacgggtggaaaacatcggtctcccgagagctccacaagccgatagtcacaacccagctccaccaacatgttatatttcaacccattttctaaagtgcagcattatgttaaatgcactgggttttaccctattacatttaaatttcatggttaaacagtgcatgttaaaatctaagctcagctcggcagtgacctaaaatacataaatgtaattttacttaccaaaaaaaatggagactccttggacgctctattaatgcaattaatgccacagcaagtcattttgtccaacaattgcacaaaaaatgtccaaaaaagaatacacagacgcagatactcaaaatcccggagcagtttccaagccagaccgaggctctactgaggcctttccacggagctagctctgtggtcacgtgggtctgaggcggcggtcacgtgggtcggatgctcattaattatacagaattttaggcttttaatacacttaaacagaagagtgagaaaaaaattcacccccctcagagttgtcatgagtgtaaactagatcatttaaacaaaaaacatgttttggtaccaggcagtaaacatgtttatttctgctgtgaaattggtatttttaacatgggagtcaatgaggatttgctcgcttctgacaccagcccccagcggatgagggtggaactgcaatttttggtacttccgggttgagaccaatttctgagccgcattgtgtaGGCTTGGTTCAAAATTACGAGCTGTAGAATTCTAGCAGCTGATTGGACGGCGACTGGATCATGTGACCAGATTTAAACGGAAGAAGGTGGAGGAGGAAAAAAACgtaaatattttctttttcaaCTGAAAATACGACGAACTAGAAAAAAACCCTGCTAAAATACCCTATACTGTTTGATGTGAGAACACGGATTATGTACTAACGATGTTTAAATTAATAAAACTGAAACTAAATTTGAGGTTTTCAAGTTTCTGCATCATTCTAAATCAGTGATGTCTGAATGGAACCATTGTAAAATTTAAAATGAGGTATATTTTTGATAGCGTGTATGATTTTGATGCGTGGGTTTTCAAGTGCTCAATTGAAGAACTTAAATAATTCAAATAAATTTTACCCATTTCACTGATTtattcatttataaagcaccttccacgaccttagcagaagcccaaggtgccaaACACAATCATAAAACACATAGGATCAAATATAGTGTTTTGTAACATTAAAAGtaagataaaaagtaaaaacaagcaCAAAACATTCAAAGGAAGTagattaaacaaaaataaaattataaaacaTGGTAAATGaggtaaaaacaataaaagaacAAGGCCTACTATAGTAAAACACATCACTACTCTACTGTTTAATTTCTGTATTTAGGCAAGGCGGTCTAATTTATATAAAATTCCTGAATAATCTGTCATGAATACAGCTGCGAGTCCGTTcttttgtatttatttaaaagCTTATTTGCATGTCTTAAAACTCAGTTGAACGAACCAGGTAAAATGGTGAGGGATTTGCACGTTGAACGACAAAAGATTGCCTGTCAGAATCTACATTCTTTGTGGAACTATTCCTGGCACGTGTGACTTCATCAATGCCTCCAAAATGTAAAGATATTGTGTTCTAACTGGCTGATCACTCAAAAACAAGGCCTTAGAAGAAAATTTTGACTTCGGGAGAAGAGAGGAAGTCACTATTGTAAAGCAGCAACAAAGGGAGCAGAATGTCCATTTCTTTTCTACGCTCCAGTCGCTCTGAAATGTTTCAGTGAGTGTTTGTTCTCGTGactagagcaaacaagagaaaacTTTTCTGGTCAAACAAAATTCAGAGGGAGTCCACATTTTGTTTTTGAGGCCTTAGAGGCAAACCAAGCACATACCAAATCAATCCATCTAATTTATCTCAGTAATAAAACTCTGCCTTGGGTCGTGACATTTTTGCAACACATACTTTTGTGTAAATGAATGTTGCCTGATCAGCTGACTCTGAAAACCACAGCTACACAGCAAGAGTTATATATTATTTTAACCATATTTTCATTAAGTGCTGCACAAAATACTGTTATGGCACCCTCATCTGGCTGGAATAAAAACACATCAGAGGCCTcaatgtaaaacaaaaaaaattaagagCAACTACAGCAACATGAAGAACACCAATCAGAGAACATCTTTTGAGTTGACATAAGCATTTACAAGGATAACAGGAACCCTTTTAGTTAGATGGATGCTTTGTTTCCTGTGTGGgctctcatgtgattgtttaaatttcccttatggctaaatctttgtccacagagctcacaagcaaaaggcttctctcctgtgtgaactctcatgtgtgtttttaaacttccaccatggctaaatctttgtccacagagctcacaagcaaaaggcttctctcctgtgtgaactctcatgtgagtTTTTAAACTTCCAccatggctaaatctttgtccacagagctcacaagcaaaagacttctctcctgtgtgaactctcatgtgtgtttttaaacttccaccatggctaaatctttgtccacagagctcacaagcaaaaggcttctctcctgtgtgaactctcatgtgagtTTTTAAACTTCCACCATGgctaaacctttgtccacagagctcacaagcaaaaggcttctctcctgtgtgaactctcatgtgtgtttttaaacttccaccatggctaaatctttgtccacagagctcacaagcaaaaggcttctctcctgtgtgaactctcatgtgtgtttTTAAACTTCCACCATGgctaaacctttgtccacagagctcacaagcaaaaggcttctctcctgtgtgaactctgtgTGCCTTTAAACTTCCaccttggctaaatctttgtccacagagttcacaagcaaaaggcttctctcgtgtgtgaactctcatgtgtctctttaaagtttcatcttggctaaatctttgtccacagagttcacaggtaAAAGGCTTCTGCCCTGTGTGCACTCTTATGTGTGCCTTTAAACTTCCATctaggctaaatctttgtccacagagctcacacgcaaaaggcttctctcctgtgtggactctcatgtgcatgtttaaatttgacttttcactaaatctttgtccacagagctcacaagcaaaaggcttctctcgtgtgtgaactctcatgtgtgtttttaaatttccaccttggctaaatctttgtccacagagttcacaagcaaaaggcttctctcctgtatgaACTCTTATGTGTTTCTTTAAATATGACTTTAGACTAAATGTTTTTCTACATTCATCACAACTAAAGGACTTTGGTTTTATCTGGACTCCCCTGCACGAGTCTACATTTTGCTTTACTCCAACAAGTTTCTTATTCATACTTGTAGGCCTCATATCTGAATGACTTGTAATGGTCACATGCTCCTGGAGAGACTGCTTGTGGCGAAATTGTTTGCCACACTCAGGGCAGGTAAAACATTTGACAGACCTAACATCTGATTTAGAAGAACTACTCTCATTCCAGTCTTTGTTTTCATCTTCAGTATTTTGCTTAGAGTCTGACAAGAGGTCAGAATTGTTCCCATCCTGGTCATCTTCATCCTCAATCATTTCAGTCTCATAGGAGTTTAACTCATCTTCATCAGGGTTCAAATCTGGATGCATGTGTTGTTCTGCTCCTCTACAGTCTTCTTTACTACTTTCTCAAGCTGACAAGAAACTGCAGCGAATGAAATCCTGGTGGCATAAGTGTCCATTTCGTTAATCTGCTCCCCCTCTTCCACAGCCACATTGAGGGGCTCCTAGTCCTTCTGGCTAACACAGGGCCTCCGTTCTTCAAGAGCTGCTTCTTTGATCAGCACCATCTGCTGAAATTGTGTTGAGAACACTgaaacacacaaaacacaaatGATAACCCTCT is a genomic window containing:
- the LOC129167787 gene encoding zinc finger protein 235-like — encoded protein: MHPDLNPDEDELNSYETEMIEDEDDQDGNNSDLLSDSKQNTEDENKDWNESSSSKSDVRSVKCFTCPECGKQFRHKQSLQEHVTITSHSDMRPTSMNKKLVGVKQNVDSCRGVQIKPKSFSCDECRKTFSLKSYLKKHIRVHTGEKPFACELCGQRFSQGGNLKTHMRVHTREKPFACELCGQRFSEKSNLNMHMRVHTGEKPFACELCGQRFSLDGSLKAHIRVHTGQKPFTCELCGQRFSQDETLKRHMRVHTREKPFACELCGQRFSQGGSLKAHRVHTGEKPFACELCGQRFSHGGSLKTHMRVHTGEKPFACELCGQRFSHGGSLKTHMRVHTGEKPFACELCGQRFSHGGSLKTHMRVHTGEKPFACELCGQRFSHGGSLKTHMRVHTGEKSFACELCGQRFSHGGSLKTHMRVHTGEKPFACELCGQRFSHGGSLKTHMRVHTGEKPFACELCGQRFSHKGNLNNHMRAHTGNKASI